The Natronosporangium hydrolyticum nucleotide sequence CGCCCGGCTGGTGCGCACCCGGGACAGCCTGGAGACCGACCATCCCGCCCGTTCCCGCAACGGCCGCCCGTTCGACCGGCAGCGGTACGCGTACCTGTCGTTGTGTCTGGCGGTGTTGGGCCGCGCCGGGATCCAGATCACCCTCAGTGAGCTGGCCGAGTCAGTGGCGGCCGACGCTGGCCGGATCACCGGACTGGGGCTGGACCCGGACCGGGGCGCCGACCGGCGGGCGTTCGTCGATGCGGTGGGCTGGTTGGAGGAGCGCGGGGCCCTGCGCACCGCCGACGGATCGAGCGTCGCCTGGGCCAGCGACCCCGGCACCGGGGAGGCGCTCTACGACGTGGCCCGGGACGTGGTGCTGGCGTTGTTCCGGCCGAGCCGGGTGCTGCAGCATGTCGAGTCGGTGACCGCCCTGCTGGATCGTTCCGGGGCCGCCGACAACCCCAACAGCAGCGGGAACGCGGCCCGGCGGGCGGCGGCGCAGGCGGCTCGTCGGGCGGTGGTGGAACAGCCCGTGGTCTACCTGGCCGAGGTCGCCGAGCCGGTCGCCAACCACCTGCGCGGTTCGGCGCTGCCGGCCGATCTGTACCGGTTGACCGGGCTACGCGTCGAGCGGCGGGCCGAAGGGGTGTTGCTGGTGGACACCGTCAACTTCTCGGTTGAGCGGTTTCCGGGCACCGGTTCGGTGGCGCAGGCGGCGGTACTGTTGGCGGTGGAGATGGCCGACCGGGTAGTGGACCCGGACCGGCGGCGGGTCCGGCGGTTCCCGCCACCGGAGCCAGCCGAGCAGCGGTTGCGGCTGGCGCGAGAGATCGACGCCGGGCTGCCGACCGGCACCCTGGTGCCGTTGCCCGACGAGTCGCCGGACCTCGCGCCGGCGGCGACCGACGGCGGCCCCGGAGACGACGGCGGCCCCGATGCTTTCGGCCGCCCCCGAGATGATCAGGCCGGCCCCGGTCGGCTGCCGTTCGCCACCGACAGCTTCCTGCAGGAATCGACCGATCAGATCCTACGCCGTTACGGGAAGGCTTTCGGCGCCGGTTGGCACGCCGACCCGCAGCGGCTGCGCACCGAGGCGGTGGCGCTGCTGGCGCGGTTCGGTGCCGTGGCCATTGTGCCCGGTGGAGTGTTGGTGCGGCCGCTGGTGGGTCGCTACCGTAACACCGTGGCGACGGTGAAGAAGCGCGCCACCACCCCCGAACTCTTCGCCTGACGCCATCCGCCATCGACTCATGGGGACAGACTAATCGTGACCGATCCCGCCGATGTAGGCCGGTTCCGGCCCACCCGTGCCGGCATCATCAACCTCTGGGACTACCGCGACGAGGAGTTCCTCTTCGTCGACGGCTGGCTGGTGCTCCGCGGCCCGAACGGGTCGGGCAAGACCAAAGCGCTGGAGGTGCTGTTCCCGTTCGTGTTGGACGGGCGGATCGAGCCGCGCCGGCTCAACCCGTTCGCCAGTGAAGAGCGGACCATGAAGTCCAACCTGCTCTACCGTGGCCAGGAGGTCTCCCACGCGTACGTATGGTTGGAGTTCGGTGACGGCAAGCGGTATGTGACCGTGGGGATAGGGCTGCGCGCCCACCGGCACGTGGACCGGGTCAGCCGCTGGCACTTCGTCACCGACGGCCGGGTGGGGGTGGACTTCTCCCTGCTCGACGCCGACGACCGGCCGCTGAACCGTAAGCAGCTGCTGGCCGAGCTCGGCGATGAGGCGGTTCGGGACTCGCCGGAGGAGCATCGACACCAGATCGACGCCCGGCTCTTCGGCCTGGGCCCGGCCCGCTACGAGCAGCTGCTCGACCTGGTCCTGACGCTACGGCGGCCGCAACTGGCGAAAGATCTCAACCCCGCCGAGTTGTCCCGGACGCTGCAGCGCGGGCTGCGACCGGTCGACGAACATCTCCTGGTGGAGGCGGCGCACTCGTTCGACGACATGGAGGCGGTAGCCCGCACCCTGGAGGGCCTGGTCGCCGCCGACACCGCGACCACCGGATTCCTGTCGATCTACTCGACCTACCTGCGTACCCACGCCCGCGCGGCGGCCGACGCGACTACCGCCCGGCGGGCGGCGGTGTCCCGGCAACACGAGGCGGTGGCGCAGGCGCGGGCGGAATCGGCGTCGGCGGCCGACGACGAGCAGGCGGCGGCGCAGCGGCTCGCGGCGGCCGAGTCGGAGCCCGCGCGGCTGCGCGCCCACCTGTCGAGCCTGCAGAACTCGCCCGCCTACCAGTCCCAGCAGGACCTCGCCGACCTGCAACAACACGTGGCCGACCTGGCGGTGGCCGCGCAGCGGGCACAGGCCACGGTGGTCGGCGAGCGCGCCGCCGAACAGGCGCGGGGCCGGGAGCGGCAGCAGGCTGCGATCGCTGCCCGGGACGCCGCCGCCGCGGTGCAGCGTGGTTCCGACGCCCTCGCCGGCGAGGCGGAGCTGGCCGGCATCGACTGGCCCGCGGACGACGCGGTGCCGGACGGACTCGCCGCGAGGGTCACCGCCCGGGTCAGCGCCCGCCGGGTCGACATAGCAACGGTGCGGGAGGCCGCGCAGCGCTCGGCGCAGGCGGAGCGGGACCACGCCCGGGCGCGCGACGACCGGTCCGCCGCCGACGAGGCGGTGGCGACGGCTGAGGCGGAGGTCGGGCAGCGGCAGGCGACGCTCGCGAACGCCCGGGGAGCGGCGGTCGCCGAGGTGCAGCGGTGGCGGCACGGTCACGCCGATCTGCTGGCCGAGCTTTCGGTGCCGGACCTGCCCGAGGTGTTGGCCGAAGCGGCCGGTGCCGCGGGGGAGCCCGGCGAGGCGCCCAGCCTGCGCGAGATCTTCAGCGACGCCACCGCCGCCGCGGTCGCGGCCCGGCGGGACCGGTCGGCGGCGCTCTCGGCGCAGCGTGACACCCTCGACCGGCAGCGAGTCGAGCTGGCGACGGAGCGGGAACGGATCGCCGCCGAGCACGACGACGCCCCACCAACCCCGCCCACCCGCCGGTCGGCGCGGGAGTCACAGCCGGGCGCGCCGCTGTGGCGGCTGGTGCGGTTCGCCGACCAGGTGGCCGACCGCGACGCCGCCGGAGTGGAGGCTGCGCTGCACGCCGCCGGGCTGCTCGATGCCTGGGTGCACCCTGACCCTGACTCGGCCGCCAGGGCGGTCGCCGATGGGGAGCAGGACGGCCATCTGGCACCGTTGCCCGCAGCCCGCCGCCCGGCCGGCGACACCCTCGCCGACCTGCTGGTGCCGGAGGTGCAGCAGCAGGTGCCGGCGGAGCGGGTGGCGGCGGTGCTCGCCTCGATCGCCCTGGTCGACCTGCCGATATCGGTGGCCGCGGCCGATGCCCCGGTGGCAGCGGTCGGCCGGGGCGGGCACTACCGGCACGGGGTCAGCGCCGGCCGGTTCGCCAAGCCGACCGCCGAGTACATCGGCGCTACCGCCCGCGCCGCCCGCCGGGCCGCCCGGATCGCCGAGTGCGACCGGGGCCTCGCCGCGCTCGATGCGCAGATCACTGCTGTGGCGGCGGCGGCACAGGCGATCGACGAGTTGCTGGCGTCGGTAGGAGTGGCCGCCGCCGCGCTGCCGTCGCTACAACCGGTCCATGCAGCCCAGCGGGAGCTCGACCGGGCCGCCGCGACGCTCGCCGCCCGCCACGACGCGGCCGCGGCGGCGAGTACCCGGCTCGACCAGGCGTTGGCCGAGCGCTCCACCGCGGCGGCGGTACAGCAGCGGGTTACGGCCGAACGGTCGCTGCCAGCGGATCGGGTCGACGAGGTGGCGGCCGCGGTCAGTCGGTTCGAGCGTGGCGGGGTGCAGCTGGAGGGAGCCCATCGGCACGCCGCTGGGG carries:
- a CDS encoding DUF2398 family protein produces the protein MSGHRFAEEISDLELADYQRAVRLVLRHPLITAGWPDEKALPRVRRFAASLRHDLAEAFGYRLELHGATARLVRTRDSLETDHPARSRNGRPFDRQRYAYLSLCLAVLGRAGIQITLSELAESVAADAGRITGLGLDPDRGADRRAFVDAVGWLEERGALRTADGSSVAWASDPGTGEALYDVARDVVLALFRPSRVLQHVESVTALLDRSGAADNPNSSGNAARRAAAQAARRAVVEQPVVYLAEVAEPVANHLRGSALPADLYRLTGLRVERRAEGVLLVDTVNFSVERFPGTGSVAQAAVLLAVEMADRVVDPDRRRVRRFPPPEPAEQRLRLAREIDAGLPTGTLVPLPDESPDLAPAATDGGPGDDGGPDAFGRPRDDQAGPGRLPFATDSFLQESTDQILRRYGKAFGAGWHADPQRLRTEAVALLARFGAVAIVPGGVLVRPLVGRYRNTVATVKKRATTPELFA
- a CDS encoding TIGR02680 family protein; the encoded protein is MTDPADVGRFRPTRAGIINLWDYRDEEFLFVDGWLVLRGPNGSGKTKALEVLFPFVLDGRIEPRRLNPFASEERTMKSNLLYRGQEVSHAYVWLEFGDGKRYVTVGIGLRAHRHVDRVSRWHFVTDGRVGVDFSLLDADDRPLNRKQLLAELGDEAVRDSPEEHRHQIDARLFGLGPARYEQLLDLVLTLRRPQLAKDLNPAELSRTLQRGLRPVDEHLLVEAAHSFDDMEAVARTLEGLVAADTATTGFLSIYSTYLRTHARAAADATTARRAAVSRQHEAVAQARAESASAADDEQAAAQRLAAAESEPARLRAHLSSLQNSPAYQSQQDLADLQQHVADLAVAAQRAQATVVGERAAEQARGRERQQAAIAARDAAAAVQRGSDALAGEAELAGIDWPADDAVPDGLAARVTARVSARRVDIATVREAAQRSAQAERDHARARDDRSAADEAVATAEAEVGQRQATLANARGAAVAEVQRWRHGHADLLAELSVPDLPEVLAEAAGAAGEPGEAPSLREIFSDATAAAVAARRDRSAALSAQRDTLDRQRVELATERERIAAEHDDAPPTPPTRRSARESQPGAPLWRLVRFADQVADRDAAGVEAALHAAGLLDAWVHPDPDSAARAVADGEQDGHLAPLPAARRPAGDTLADLLVPEVQQQVPAERVAAVLASIALVDLPISVAAADAPVAAVGRGGHYRHGVSAGRFAKPTAEYIGATARAARRAARIAECDRGLAALDAQITAVAAAAQAIDELLASVGVAAAALPSLQPVHAAQRELDRAAATLAARHDAAAAASTRLDQALAERSTAAAVQQRVTAERSLPADRVDEVAAAVSRFERGGVQLEGAHRHAAGALDAEQAAQERHDEAAQRVADAESAAAEAAQRHQEKDAGYQALWEAVGAEAEQVLAEADRVAAEITVAEAELTGARAAHSQAGRRRAAAEARVELGDEALAGAVAEAQQEALRLRPYAQPDLLGLLRCPTELRWPAEVGVAEEDELPEAVVALHEAILAATRELNPTETSLKQSATRLTTALAELQAQLPATGLDHRPEWTTDEGVIVVRVADEQGLTPVAHFAERIARERRDQEQLLTDAEQKVLEDALLGQLARQIHQRTIEARDLVEAMDTQMRARRMSSGITVGVGWRLADDLTTEQREVCKLLERDPARLGPAQLTSLRRHFASRIKTARAESPELPYRELLGRVLDYRQWRVFAFTLHRPGGGAEALTRARHSQLSGGEQSVSLHLPLFAAANALFGSARPEAPRLLGMDEAFAGVDETGRGELMSLARQFDLDLFMTGFDLWATHQSVRGAAHYDLSHSAAEQAVAAVLLVWDGTANLADFDGSLAQAYGSPGTRRSPAVGYPAVDAPGGAAAGDALLPYPEVA